One window of Nicotiana tomentosiformis chromosome 11, ASM39032v3, whole genome shotgun sequence genomic DNA carries:
- the LOC138901499 gene encoding uncharacterized protein, with product MLRQVNVNLPFTEVLSQMPADAKFLKEILTKRRKMEETSVVKHTEHCNAILKLENELGEIRSAPISLQLANQITIIPEGIVENVLVHVDKFVFPIDFIVVKMEKNKQFPLILGRTFLATGRAILDIHDRKLMLRVGEETVTFEMNVETVVKKEKPAASVESKVKSSKEKATVIK from the exons atgctgagacaggttaatgtaaatttgccattcacagaagttctctcacaaatgccagctgatgccaaattcttgaaggagatccttacaaaaaGGAGGAAGAtggaagagacctcagtggtcaagcacACAGAGCATTGCAatgcaatctt gaaattggagaatgagcttggagagataaggtctgcgccaatatctttgcagctggcaaaCCAAATAactataatacccgaggggatagtggaaaaTGTTTTAGTTCatgtagataagtttgtatttcctatagatttcatagtggtgaaGATGGAAAAGAATAAGCAGTTCCCCCTCATCTTAGGAAGAACATTCTTAGCGACGGGAAGAGCAATATTagacatacatgatagaaaactcatgcttagagtgggtgaggagacggtgACTTTCGAGATGAATGTTGAGACGGTtgtgaaaaaggagaagccagctgcaagtgttgaatCGAAGGTGAAGAGTTCAAAAGAGAAGGCTACAGTTATTAAATAA